The Leptidea sinapis chromosome 35, ilLepSina1.1, whole genome shotgun sequence genome contains a region encoding:
- the LOC126975202 gene encoding testis-expressed protein 10 homolog, which produces MHKTGATRYQKFLKAEKAKTKLKGKKDKELPKGTNVTKTNFKVKKIVIKEQLKKHVQSETLSTRKLNVKELLTRLSHFNTNSRTDALDGLREIISSDVQILEQSLGPVIQGVTALILNVEKVVRQAALKVLHLVLSNVSSEKIEPFYDVMSTYLRSAMTHIDNRIQEDSLLFLDILLLCASDKAARDFHKIIPNFLDMISKLKTDKPGRTLTVNLNSQITSVKWRVKVLNRLKDFLNKFANYKTCDSKNIGVKVTKRFNASNGSNYFALFNSIYVSNCYISCFSAKSSDVVIHINEVEKFEEYIEMLMPLLIETWLEACPSLQANKKMETVISEDAGLLLKHTLEVISTIWHLVQFYNCRTPSSKIENKFCQRYRQLFEQNICSSFPYVTNVRNKQMSTTDPNFEDVLTDPKLIKENLTICHLYIMLNPNVSVKNHGNEVSAVLDYLSKNFDPKSSEYINKLILDILYETFHSCVNGWTKTASVLDPIFIKILNSYMRHELPDELQHKIFSLLCEISLNDNLNHFHSNYLFQEWLKDLPNILLGKSVTKQTVETIHKLATTKNKTFNTVFKPKLFNIIQNLPSITISDSNEVSSDYDKLLSLLYWIKVWDTESLNLLEKQLLMDNVYKSDHEKYLYDTLRLRSGEIY; this is translated from the exons atgcaTAAGACCGGTGCTACAAGATATCAAAAATTTCTCAAAGCCGAGAAAGCAAAAACTAAACTGAAAGGAAAAAAGGACAAAGAATTACCTAAAGGTACGAATGTAACTAAGacaaattttaaagtaaaaaagatCGTGATAAAAGAGCAACTCAAAAAGCATGTACAATCAGAAACACTTTCTACTCGAAAACTAAATGTTAAGGAATTGCTTACCAGGCTAAGCCATTTTAATACAAATTCTCGCACTGATGCATTAGATGGTTTGAGGGAAATCATAAGTTCCGATGTTCAGATTCTAGAACAAAGTCTTGGACCAGTTATTCAAGGAGTTACTGCATTAATTTTAAACGTGGAGAAAGTG gtCAGGCAAGCTGCTCTAAAAGTACTACATTTGGTCTTATCAAATGTTTCTTCAGAGAAGATAGAACCATTTTATGATGTAATGTCAACATATTTGAGAAGTGCAATGACACACATAGACAACAGAATACAAGAAGATTCACTTTTATTCCTTGATATATTACTGCTGTGTGCATCAGACAAAGCTGCAagagattttcataaaataatacccAATTTTCTAGATATGATTTCTAAGTTAAAAACAGACAAGCCTGGAAGAACATTGACAGTAAATTTAAACTCACAAATAACAAGTGTAAAGTGGAGAGTTAAAGTGCTTAACCggttaaaagattttttaaataagtttgcCAATTATAAAACATGTGATTCTAAAAATATTGGTGTTAAGGTAACCAAAAGATTTAATGCGAGCAATGGATCAAACTACTTTGCTTTGTTTAATTCAATCTATGTGTCTAATTGTTATATATCATGCTTCTCTGCAAAAAGTTCTGATGTTGTGATACACATTAATGAAGTGGAAAAGTTCGAGGAATATATAGAAATGTTGATGCCTTTGCTTATTGAAACATGGCTTGAAGCTTGTCCAAGCTTACaggcaaataaaaaaatggagaCTGTTATATCAGAAGATGCAGGTCTGTTACTGAAGCACACTCTTGAAGTTATTTCAACAATCTGGCACCTTGTTCAATTTTATAACTGTAGAACACCAAGctcaaaaatagaaaacaaatttTGCCAAAGGTACAGACAGTTATTTGAACAAAACATTTGCAGCTCATTCCCATATGTTACCAATGTAAGAAATAAGCAGATGTCAACTACAGATCCTAATTTTGAAGATGTATTGACTGATCCAAAACTGATCAAAGAAAATCTTACAATTTGTCACTTATACATAATGCTCAACCCTAATGTAAGTGTTAAGAATCATGGTAATGAAGTAAGTGCAGTACTAGACTATCTCAGTAAGAACTTTGATCCTAAATCAAGTGAATacataaataaacttatattagaTATACTGTATGAAACATTTCATAGTTGCGTCAATGGGTGGACTAAAACTGCATCTGTATTGGAcccaatattcataaaaattttaaattcttatatgaGACATGAGCTGCCTGATGAACTTcaacacaaaatattttcattattgtgTGAAATTTCCCTTAACGACAATTTAAATCACTTTCATTCAAATTACCTTTTTCAAGAATGGTTAAAGGATTTGCCTAATATTTTACTTGGTAAATCGGTTACAAAGCAAACAGTTGAGACCATTCACAAGTTGGCTACAACTAAAAATAAGACCTTTAACACTGTCTTCAAACCAAAGTTGttcaatattattcaaaactTACCTTCAATCACGATATCTGATTCTAATGAAGTTTCATCTGATTATGATAAATTATTGTCACTTCTTTACTGGATTAAAGTATGGGACACAgaatcattaaatttattagaaaaacaatTGTTAATGGACAATGTTTATAAGAGTGaccatgaaaaatatttatatgatactTTAAGATTGAGAAGTGGAGAAatatattag